A single region of the Thermodesulfobacteriota bacterium genome encodes:
- a CDS encoding FAD-linked oxidase C-terminal domain-containing protein produces the protein MISPATLSKIENIIGKKNLLTSQEDRICYAYDATNLFYLPDAVAVPGTAEEIDAIIQLANREKFPVTPRGAGTGMTGGALAINGGLVLALTRLNRILEIDTENLTAVVEPGVITGDLQREIEKVGLFYPPDPSSLKFSTIGGNVAECAGGARAVKYGVTKDYVTGLEVALPTGGIIRTGVRTRKGVVGYDLTKLFVGSEGTLGIITRIILKLLPLPEARKTLLAVFDRLDTAMQTVSGIISARIIPAALEFMDQTAISCVEDCLRLGLPREAGALLLIEVDGRKEAVEAEADTICQLCKKMGARDIRTAGDESEAALLWQARRAVSPALFKLKPHKISEDIVVPRSRIAEMVSRAKAIGTENDLIVLCFGHAGDGNIHINIMIDREDRVELQRAQKAKEQIFRTALELGGTLSGEHGIGITKSPFLGLELSPLAVETMKKIKAALDPNNILNPGKVFPY, from the coding sequence ATGATTTCACCGGCTACATTATCTAAGATCGAAAACATCATCGGTAAAAAAAACCTCCTTACCTCTCAGGAGGACCGGATTTGCTATGCCTATGATGCTACTAATCTCTTCTATCTGCCGGATGCTGTGGCCGTCCCTGGAACAGCAGAAGAGATAGACGCTATTATACAACTCGCCAACCGGGAAAAATTTCCGGTCACGCCCCGCGGGGCCGGAACCGGCATGACCGGGGGCGCTCTGGCGATAAATGGTGGACTGGTCCTGGCGCTCACCCGCCTTAACCGTATCCTGGAAATTGATACGGAAAATCTGACAGCGGTAGTAGAACCAGGGGTAATAACCGGTGACTTGCAAAGGGAGATAGAAAAGGTCGGCCTTTTTTACCCCCCTGATCCATCCAGCCTCAAGTTTTCTACTATAGGCGGAAATGTGGCTGAATGTGCCGGCGGCGCCCGGGCCGTTAAGTACGGTGTCACTAAAGATTATGTAACCGGCCTGGAAGTAGCGCTGCCCACCGGCGGAATTATCAGGACGGGTGTGCGCACCCGAAAAGGTGTGGTGGGGTATGACTTAACCAAGCTCTTTGTAGGCTCTGAGGGGACACTGGGAATCATTACCAGGATTATTCTGAAGTTACTTCCCCTGCCGGAAGCCCGGAAGACCCTGTTAGCTGTATTTGACAGACTGGATACGGCTATGCAGACCGTATCCGGTATTATCAGCGCCAGAATTATACCGGCGGCCCTGGAATTCATGGACCAGACCGCTATCTCCTGTGTAGAAGACTGCCTGCGTCTGGGGCTACCCAGGGAAGCCGGGGCCCTGCTTTTAATAGAAGTGGACGGCCGTAAAGAAGCGGTAGAAGCGGAGGCAGACACAATCTGCCAACTATGTAAAAAAATGGGGGCCCGCGATATCCGGACAGCCGGAGACGAAAGCGAAGCGGCTCTCCTATGGCAGGCCCGCCGGGCCGTCTCTCCGGCCCTGTTTAAACTTAAACCCCATAAAATAAGCGAAGATATTGTCGTCCCGCGCAGCCGCATAGCAGAGATGGTTTCCCGCGCTAAGGCCATAGGTACGGAAAACGACTTAATCGTCCTCTGTTTTGGCCATGCCGGAGATGGTAATATCCATATAAATATTATGATCGACCGGGAAGACAGGGTTGAGTTGCAGAGGGCCCAAAAAGCTAAGGAACAGATATTCCGCACCGCCTTAGAATTGGGAGGGACATTATCGGGTGAGCACGGCATCGGTATAACGAAATCACCCTTTCTGGGGCTTGAACTCAGCCCCCTGGCTGTCGAGACCATGAAGAAGATAAAGGCAGCGCTCGATCCTAACAATATTTTAAATCCTGGAAAGGTATTCCCATATTGA
- a CDS encoding cytochrome c3 family protein, whose amino-acid sequence MKKLAIIMAVIASFCLVAVAFAAEPDTVTISSKAYAKHTKGLVKFTHKKHAVDYKIGCTDCHHVYKDGKNTWKKGDAVKKCDSCHSVAKPMAQLSPQEKQQMASPELAFHKNCKECHMKAKKEGKKAPVACGECHGK is encoded by the coding sequence ATGAAAAAACTAGCAATTATTATGGCTGTAATCGCCTCTTTTTGTCTGGTAGCGGTAGCCTTTGCCGCAGAGCCGGACACGGTCACTATCAGCAGCAAGGCCTATGCCAAGCATACCAAGGGCCTGGTAAAATTCACCCACAAGAAACACGCCGTTGATTACAAGATCGGCTGTACTGATTGCCATCATGTCTATAAAGATGGCAAGAATACCTGGAAGAAGGGTGATGCGGTAAAAAAATGTGATAGCTGCCATAGTGTAGCCAAACCCATGGCCCAACTCTCCCCACAGGAGAAGCAGCAAATGGCCTCACCGGAATTGGCATTTCATAAGAACTGTAAGGAGTGCCACATGAAGGCCAAAAAAGAAGGCAAAAAAGCGCCGGTGGCCTGCGGAGAGTGTCACGGTAAGTAA
- the mltG gene encoding endolytic transglycosylase MltG yields the protein MGVYVALFLAYQVFTFFYIPPERHAKSKVIYIRPKTKFLTISRQLEKEGIIRSSFKFAILAKLTGSVNQVRAGEYELSPSMLPREVLSKLVNGWVIQHMVTIPEGYNIYQIADTLAKEGLVKKQEFLAMAFDQDIISSLGLEGSSLEGYLFPDTYEFWRDMQAEDVLRKMTNRFKKIYSQNYAEEAERRGLSMREVVTLASIIEKETGVPGERRLISAVFHNRLRRGMPLQADPTVIYGIRDFNGNLTRKDLRTPTPYNTYIIKGLPPGPIACPGEAAINAAINPVKKRVLYFVSKNDGSHHFSITLEAHQRAVAIYQKKPVLDVPASTTTD from the coding sequence GTGGGTGTATATGTTGCGCTCTTTCTCGCCTATCAGGTTTTCACGTTTTTCTATATCCCGCCGGAAAGACATGCGAAGTCAAAGGTTATCTATATCCGGCCAAAGACCAAATTTCTGACTATTTCCCGTCAATTGGAAAAGGAAGGCATTATCAGAAGCAGTTTTAAATTTGCCATATTGGCAAAACTCACCGGGTCAGTCAACCAGGTAAGGGCCGGAGAATATGAGCTAAGCCCATCTATGCTCCCCCGGGAAGTGCTCAGTAAGTTGGTTAATGGCTGGGTTATTCAGCACATGGTCACTATCCCCGAAGGCTACAACATCTATCAGATTGCCGACACACTCGCTAAAGAAGGACTGGTAAAAAAACAAGAATTCCTGGCCATGGCCTTTGACCAGGATATTATATCATCCCTTGGACTCGAGGGGTCAAGTCTTGAGGGTTATCTCTTCCCGGATACTTATGAATTTTGGAGGGACATGCAGGCGGAAGATGTCCTTCGTAAGATGACAAACCGGTTTAAGAAGATATACTCACAAAACTATGCAGAAGAGGCTGAAAGGCGAGGTCTGTCCATGCGTGAGGTTGTAACGCTGGCCTCCATTATCGAGAAGGAAACCGGGGTGCCAGGCGAGAGGAGACTTATTTCGGCCGTCTTCCATAACCGTTTGCGTCGCGGCATGCCCTTGCAGGCAGATCCGACGGTTATTTATGGGATACGCGATTTTAACGGCAACCTCACCAGAAAGGATCTACGGACACCAACCCCTTATAATACATACATAATCAAGGGATTACCGCCAGGCCCCATAGCCTGCCCGGGAGAAGCGGCAATTAACGCGGCAATTAATCCTGTAAAAAAAAGGGTTTTGTATTTTGTGTCCAAAAACGATGGCTCGCATCATTTCTCGATCACCCTTGAAGCCCACCAACGGGCCGTCGCCATATACCAAAAAAAGCCGGTCTTAGACGTTCCGGCCTCTACCACTACTGATTAG
- the ruvX gene encoding Holliday junction resolvase RuvX has product MRIMCLDIGTKTIGIAVSDELGITAQPLKTLSRKTEEEDIDALKRLISELNVTEVVVGLPKKTDGSLGPAAVFVLEFTEKLKSAIPQPIHTWDERFSTVAVTRTLLAGDASRAKRKKVVNHLAAAYILQGFLDSR; this is encoded by the coding sequence ATGCGCATTATGTGTCTGGACATAGGTACGAAGACCATCGGCATCGCCGTAAGCGATGAACTGGGCATTACCGCTCAACCGCTAAAGACCTTATCCAGGAAGACCGAAGAGGAAGATATAGATGCCCTGAAAAGGCTTATCAGCGAGTTAAACGTCACGGAAGTGGTCGTAGGGCTCCCCAAAAAAACGGATGGGAGCCTCGGACCGGCGGCGGTTTTTGTCCTGGAATTTACAGAAAAGCTGAAATCGGCTATTCCGCAGCCTATCCACACCTGGGATGAGCGTTTTTCCACAGTGGCGGTTACAAGGACATTACTTGCGGGTGACGCCAGCCGTGCCAAGCGCAAAAAAGTGGTTAACCACCTGGCCGCAGCCTATATCCTCCAGGGTTTCTTGGACAGCAGATGA
- a CDS encoding BCAM0308 family protein yields the protein MDKSQHGRRRDKLVQEKRHDTYKEWGKWPEPTVCTECGSLFQDGRWSWEKPPKEANRVVCPACQRIADDYPAGYVEIKGDFFKQHREELLNLIHNEEELEKGEHPMERIMSIVDGDDHTLITTTGVHMARRIGEALSRAYQGEFSFQYGDAEKTIRVYWSR from the coding sequence ATGGATAAAAGCCAACACGGTAGAAGAAGAGACAAGCTGGTCCAGGAAAAAAGGCACGATACTTACAAAGAATGGGGCAAGTGGCCGGAACCGACGGTATGTACTGAATGTGGTTCCCTTTTTCAGGACGGGCGTTGGTCATGGGAAAAACCGCCGAAGGAAGCCAATAGGGTGGTCTGCCCTGCCTGTCAGCGTATCGCTGATGACTATCCGGCAGGGTATGTGGAGATCAAGGGTGATTTTTTCAAACAACACCGTGAAGAGCTGCTGAACCTCATCCATAATGAAGAGGAGTTGGAGAAGGGAGAACACCCCATGGAAAGGATCATGTCCATTGTTGATGGAGACGACCACACCCTGATTACGACAACCGGGGTGCATATGGCCCGCCGCATCGGGGAGGCGCTATCCCGGGCCTATCAGGGCGAATTTTCCTTCCAGTACGGCGATGCCGAAAAGACTATAAGGGTTTATTGGAGCCGGTAA
- a CDS encoding inositol-3-phosphate synthase, which translates to MQKIRIAISGLGNCASSLIQGIAYYRNKESKKTIGLMHRDIEGYRPSDIEVVAAFDIDKRKVGKDVSDAIFELPNCTTVFCRNIPETNVRVRMGKILDGFSEHMKNYDDKYTFVLSDEKEASKEDIIKVLKESRAEILLNYLPVGSEQAVRFYTECALEAGIALINCMPVFIASDSKWADRFKEKGIPLIGDDIKSQIGATIIHRTLADLFKKRGVKLERTYQLNTGGNTDFLNMLNRSRLISKKVSKTEAVQSVLAERLEPENIHIGPSDYVAWQKDNKVCFIRMEGRLFGDVPLNLELRLSVEDSPNSAGVAIDAIRCCKLALNRGQGGVLYSPSAYFMKHPPRQFTDDEAYRMTEEFIAGAREN; encoded by the coding sequence ATGCAGAAGATCAGGATAGCCATTTCGGGGCTTGGTAACTGTGCGAGTTCATTGATCCAGGGTATTGCCTATTATAGAAATAAAGAGAGTAAAAAAACTATCGGATTGATGCACCGGGACATCGAAGGATACAGGCCCTCTGATATTGAGGTGGTAGCGGCCTTTGACATTGATAAAAGGAAGGTCGGGAAAGATGTATCCGACGCTATCTTTGAACTCCCAAACTGCACGACCGTATTTTGTAGAAATATCCCCGAAACAAACGTCCGGGTAAGAATGGGGAAGATACTCGATGGGTTTTCAGAGCACATGAAGAATTACGATGACAAATATACATTCGTCCTTAGCGACGAAAAAGAGGCGTCGAAAGAAGATATAATTAAGGTATTGAAGGAATCAAGGGCAGAGATCCTGCTAAATTACCTCCCGGTAGGCTCTGAACAGGCGGTAAGGTTCTATACTGAATGCGCCCTTGAGGCAGGGATAGCCCTTATTAACTGTATGCCGGTTTTCATAGCCAGTGATTCGAAATGGGCGGATAGATTTAAAGAGAAAGGCATACCTCTGATCGGTGATGATATAAAATCCCAGATCGGCGCCACCATCATACATAGGACGCTGGCTGATTTGTTTAAAAAAAGGGGGGTAAAGCTCGAAAGGACCTATCAGTTGAATACCGGCGGCAACACCGATTTCCTCAATATGCTCAACAGAAGCAGGCTTATTTCAAAAAAGGTATCGAAGACAGAGGCCGTCCAGTCAGTCCTGGCCGAAAGGCTTGAGCCTGAAAATATACACATCGGCCCCAGCGATTATGTGGCCTGGCAGAAAGACAATAAGGTCTGTTTTATCCGGATGGAGGGCAGGCTTTTCGGCGACGTCCCCCTGAACCTCGAACTGCGGCTTTCGGTTGAGGATTCCCCGAACTCCGCAGGGGTGGCCATTGATGCCATCCGATGCTGCAAGCTGGCTCTCAACCGGGGCCAGGGAGGTGTTCTTTATTCTCCTTCGGCATACTTTATGAAACATCCTCCCAGACAGTTCACCGATGACGAGGCCTACCGGATGACCGAAGAATTCATCGCCGGGGCACGAGAAAATTAA
- a CDS encoding DUF523 and DUF1722 domain-containing protein — translation MKKTIRLGISACLLGSKVRFDGGHKWDRFITDTLGKYVEYRPVCPEAECGLGIPREPMRLAGEPDSPRLTTVHTGEDHTKRMARWVRKRVVELAKEDLWGFVFKARSPSCGVRGIKVFNEEGGCAKNGMGIFARAFMDHFPLCPVEDEDRLHDPAIRENFIERIFVCKRWREMGAQKMSRDNLADFHNRHELLILAHSPKRSGTMKKLAARDQKKPVRELYAQYQNLLMEALRLKVTPRKNVGILQHIVGCLKNQLSPEERKELLEAVDSYRQGRVPLIVPTTLLNHYVRRCDLPYLREQYYLYPHPIELQLRNHV, via the coding sequence GTGAAAAAAACCATAAGATTGGGCATCAGTGCCTGTCTGCTGGGTAGTAAGGTCCGTTTTGACGGAGGGCACAAATGGGACCGGTTTATCACCGATACCTTGGGAAAGTACGTGGAATATAGGCCGGTATGCCCGGAGGCGGAATGCGGTTTAGGTATCCCACGGGAGCCCATGCGCCTGGCAGGAGAACCCGATTCCCCCCGTCTGACGACGGTGCATACCGGTGAGGATCATACGAAGCGCATGGCCCGCTGGGTGCGGAAGCGTGTGGTTGAACTGGCGAAGGAAGACCTGTGGGGTTTTGTCTTTAAGGCCAGATCGCCCAGTTGCGGCGTGAGGGGAATCAAGGTCTTTAATGAAGAAGGGGGGTGCGCAAAAAACGGGATGGGCATATTTGCCCGGGCATTCATGGACCATTTCCCCCTCTGTCCGGTGGAAGACGAAGACCGGCTCCATGATCCTGCCATTCGGGAAAATTTCATAGAGCGTATCTTTGTCTGTAAAAGGTGGCGCGAGATGGGGGCACAAAAGATGAGCCGGGATAATCTGGCAGATTTCCATAACAGGCACGAGCTGCTTATCCTTGCCCACAGTCCAAAGCGCTCCGGTACGATGAAAAAATTGGCAGCCAGGGACCAAAAGAAACCGGTCAGGGAACTGTATGCGCAATACCAGAACCTTTTAATGGAGGCCCTGCGCTTGAAAGTGACGCCGAGGAAAAATGTCGGCATCCTGCAGCATATTGTGGGGTGTCTCAAAAATCAGCTTTCCCCGGAGGAAAGAAAAGAGCTGCTGGAGGCCGTCGATTCTTATCGCCAGGGGCGTGTTCCTCTGATTGTCCCTACTACGCTTCTGAATCATTATGTACGCAGATGTGATCTTCCTTACCTGAGAGAACAATACTATCTGTATCCTCACCCTATAGAACTCCAATTAAGAAACCATGTTTAA
- a CDS encoding CopG family transcriptional regulator, with the protein MKSKIKHTNEPMGELRVVKDFLPPPDQLVLKEENVKVTIALKKSSIDFFKKEVKKQHTSYQKMIRQVIDWYASHYKNQKSA; encoded by the coding sequence ATGAAGAGCAAAATAAAGCACACGAATGAACCGATGGGTGAGTTAAGAGTTGTTAAGGATTTTCTTCCGCCGCCGGACCAGTTGGTCTTGAAAGAGGAAAACGTGAAGGTAACGATTGCCCTGAAAAAATCGAGCATTGATTTTTTTAAAAAAGAAGTAAAGAAACAGCACACCTCGTATCAAAAGATGATCAGACAGGTTATAGATTGGTATGCTTCACACTATAAAAATCAAAAAAGCGCCTAA
- a CDS encoding MauE/DoxX family redox-associated membrane protein, protein MAFVTLRWVSKRWSIPRRVIIIFLLRLCLGGLFIYASLSKIQDATRFKEIIVNYEVLPYWLINMTAVILPWIEFWTGIFILAGIFVRACIIMQSGLLVLFILVTGLNIARGLEFYCGCFAEDSILTSTSHWHIIFNTFWLLMVITLYLLERRRFSHRYFGTKLLA, encoded by the coding sequence ATGGCCTTTGTAACCTTAAGGTGGGTTTCTAAGAGATGGTCGATCCCGAGGCGAGTTATTATCATTTTTCTGTTGAGACTCTGCCTGGGCGGCCTGTTCATATATGCAAGCCTCTCCAAGATTCAGGACGCCACCCGATTTAAAGAAATAATTGTAAATTATGAGGTACTACCTTATTGGTTGATAAATATGACGGCGGTGATATTACCCTGGATCGAGTTCTGGACAGGAATCTTCATTTTGGCCGGCATCTTCGTGAGGGCCTGTATAATCATGCAGAGCGGTTTGCTGGTATTATTTATTCTGGTTACCGGCCTTAACATTGCCCGGGGCCTGGAATTTTATTGTGGCTGTTTTGCTGAAGACAGCATACTCACCAGCACAAGCCATTGGCACATTATATTTAATACGTTTTGGCTGTTAATGGTCATAACCCTTTACCTCCTGGAAAGAAGGAGGTTTAGCCATCGTTATTTTGGCACTAAGCTTCTGGCGTAA
- the corA gene encoding magnesium/cobalt transporter CorA, with product MTEKRISRRRKVGLPPGTLVHLGKKQVEESSIVLIGYDGSHLTERKVETLDEYRLAAASSTVSWINMAGLHDVQQLQQFGDVFGIHPLTLEDILNTGQRPRMEDYGDYIYVVLKMLHRDSDNQQIVSQQISLILGRDFVLSFEEVEGDVFDPVRDRLRSAKGRVRTLGADYLVYCLLDEIVDNYFVILEDVGEGIEFLQERVVGHPTPEVLSAIHRSKRDMILLRKSLWPVRELVGGLQKSESPLIAKSTGVFLRDLYEHSIQVLDIIETLRDTLSSSLDIYLSSMSNRMNEVMRVLTVIATLFIPLTFIVGIYGMNFEHMPELKWRFGYAGVWTVIVLTVVGMIMYFRRRKWF from the coding sequence ATGACGGAAAAGAGAATATCTCGGCGAAGGAAGGTCGGGTTGCCTCCTGGCACCCTGGTTCACCTTGGCAAGAAGCAGGTGGAAGAATCATCGATTGTCCTGATCGGGTACGATGGGAGCCACCTGACTGAACGAAAGGTCGAAACTCTCGATGAGTATCGTCTCGCTGCGGCCAGCTCAACGGTAAGCTGGATAAACATGGCCGGCCTTCACGATGTCCAACAACTCCAGCAGTTCGGAGACGTCTTTGGCATCCACCCGTTGACTCTCGAAGACATCCTGAACACCGGACAGCGTCCGCGTATGGAAGACTATGGCGACTATATCTACGTGGTTTTAAAGATGCTGCACCGCGACAGTGACAACCAACAGATCGTGTCGCAGCAGATCAGCCTGATCCTGGGACGTGACTTCGTGCTCTCTTTCGAGGAAGTCGAGGGCGACGTGTTCGATCCGGTCCGCGATCGACTCCGCTCGGCAAAGGGCCGTGTCCGCACACTCGGCGCCGACTACCTGGTGTACTGTCTCCTCGACGAGATCGTTGACAACTACTTCGTCATCCTGGAGGACGTCGGCGAAGGAATTGAGTTTCTCCAGGAGCGGGTGGTGGGACATCCGACACCTGAGGTCCTCAGCGCCATTCACCGTTCAAAACGCGACATGATCTTGTTGCGGAAGTCGCTGTGGCCTGTGCGTGAATTGGTCGGCGGTCTTCAGAAGTCCGAGTCGCCCCTGATCGCCAAGTCCACCGGCGTATTTCTCCGGGACCTCTACGAGCACTCGATCCAGGTGCTCGATATCATCGAAACGTTGCGGGATACGCTTTCCAGTTCCCTCGATATCTACCTCTCAAGCATGAGCAACCGCATGAATGAAGTCATGCGCGTCCTGACCGTCATCGCCACCCTGTTCATCCCGTTGACGTTCATCGTCGGGATTTACGGGATGAATTTCGAGCATATGCCGGAACTGAAATGGCGTTTCGGCTACGCTGGCGTGTGGACGGTGATAGTGCTGACGGTAGTCGGCATGATTATGTATTTCAGGCGGCGGAAGTGGTTCTGA
- the cutA gene encoding divalent-cation tolerance protein CutA, producing MTDYIQVITTTEKKDDAQKVARVVVEKRLAGCVQIIGPIISTYHWKGVIETAEEWMCVIKSRKDLYPELERSIREVHPYEVPEILAVPVAEGSKDYLEWLGNEIKEG from the coding sequence ATGACCGATTACATCCAGGTGATTACAACCACGGAGAAAAAGGATGATGCCCAGAAGGTAGCGCGGGTTGTTGTTGAGAAAAGGTTGGCCGGCTGTGTCCAAATAATCGGTCCGATAATTAGTACTTATCATTGGAAAGGTGTTATTGAAACCGCCGAAGAGTGGATGTGTGTAATCAAAAGCAGAAAAGACCTTTATCCGGAACTCGAAAGGTCTATTCGAGAGGTCCACCCGTATGAAGTGCCCGAGATTTTAGCCGTGCCAGTAGCTGAGGGCAGTAAGGATTATCTGGAATGGTTGGGCAATGAAATCAAGGAAGGGTAG
- a CDS encoding lytic transglycosylase domain-containing protein: MIGKIDPRIPSGLPASAPSAPSGSAPHPDFGSIFRASIAGQTREQPLDIVIIQALSRALQAILSENVSEENGSLPSSLFPLNFPDLSPQANRAEYRPKGGELDAGVSNNLQGGQDIEHIVSEASRKYGVEPALIKSVIAVESNGDPQAVSPAGARGLMQLMPATAAELGVTDPFDPAQNVMAGTRYLRQLMDRYQGDVKLALAAYNWGMGNLEKRPEALPKETREYIARVESRYRGYVA; encoded by the coding sequence ATGATAGGCAAAATCGACCCGCGTATTCCAAGTGGCCTTCCTGCTTCGGCTCCCTCTGCGCCTTCCGGGTCTGCACCCCATCCTGATTTTGGCAGCATATTCCGCGCCTCTATAGCCGGTCAGACCAGGGAACAACCCCTGGATATAGTGATTATTCAGGCCCTAAGCCGGGCCTTGCAGGCCATCCTTTCTGAAAATGTATCCGAAGAAAACGGCAGCCTGCCCTCATCACTTTTCCCTTTGAATTTCCCCGACCTGTCCCCTCAGGCCAATAGAGCGGAATACCGTCCGAAGGGAGGGGAGCTTGACGCCGGAGTGTCAAATAATTTACAGGGCGGACAGGATATTGAACATATCGTGAGCGAGGCGTCCCGAAAATACGGGGTAGAACCCGCGCTCATCAAATCGGTTATTGCGGTGGAAAGTAACGGCGATCCGCAGGCCGTATCACCGGCCGGCGCCCGGGGTCTCATGCAGCTTATGCCGGCAACCGCGGCCGAATTAGGCGTAACCGATCCCTTTGATCCGGCACAGAACGTCATGGCCGGGACGCGCTATCTGCGCCAGTTGATGGACCGTTACCAGGGGGATGTAAAGCTGGCCCTGGCCGCCTACAACTGGGGGATGGGTAACCTGGAAAAAAGGCCGGAGGCCCTGCCTAAAGAGACGCGGGAATACATAGCCAGAGTTGAAAGCCGTTATCGTGGCTATGTTGCGTAG
- a CDS encoding EscU/YscU/HrcU family type III secretion system export apparatus switch protein, whose translation MDNWKKKIKKAVSLKYEPVKDHAPKVTAKGQGVIADKIIALAKENNIPIHEDPDLVEILSKLDLEEEIPPTVYVLVAEILAFVYRMNERWPGRTAENSQ comes from the coding sequence ATGGATAACTGGAAGAAAAAGATCAAAAAGGCCGTCTCGCTGAAGTATGAACCGGTCAAAGACCACGCCCCAAAGGTCACGGCCAAGGGGCAGGGAGTTATTGCCGATAAGATCATAGCCCTGGCCAAAGAGAACAATATCCCTATCCATGAAGACCCGGACCTGGTTGAAATATTATCGAAACTTGACCTTGAAGAAGAGATCCCGCCAACCGTTTACGTTCTGGTCGCCGAGATACTGGCCTTTGTCTATCGCATGAACGAGCGCTGGCCGGGGCGAACGGCAGAAAATTCTCAATAG
- the flgF gene encoding flagellar basal-body rod protein FlgF, giving the protein MEVIFKSGLEGTVESGLLLEKKMDLTANNLANVATAGFKRDRISFRELLLTAYNGEVKQAKTESIYTDFGPGEVKRTGNPLDAALNGPGFFKIETPDGILYTRSGNFALNGDNVLVTAQGYPVMGQGGPITLDGTTIEINEVGGISMDQAGDGVMAEADSLAVVNFDDPSVLEKLGNSLYRLKDPQAYEIPADGTQVRQGYLEQSNVNVMEEMVQMIQVQRNYESYQKIIQLLDEIDSRAINDVGKLT; this is encoded by the coding sequence ATGGAAGTCATCTTTAAATCGGGTCTGGAAGGAACGGTAGAGAGCGGCCTCCTTCTTGAAAAAAAGATGGATCTCACGGCCAACAACCTGGCCAATGTCGCTACGGCCGGTTTCAAAAGAGACCGCATATCTTTCCGTGAGTTACTGCTGACTGCCTATAATGGAGAGGTAAAACAGGCTAAAACAGAGTCGATTTATACGGATTTCGGTCCGGGAGAGGTTAAACGGACCGGCAATCCACTGGACGCGGCCCTAAACGGCCCCGGCTTTTTCAAGATAGAGACCCCCGATGGGATCCTCTATACAAGGTCCGGAAACTTTGCCCTTAATGGCGACAATGTGCTGGTTACCGCGCAGGGTTACCCGGTTATGGGACAGGGTGGGCCGATAACCCTGGATGGGACAACTATTGAGATTAACGAGGTGGGGGGCATATCCATGGATCAGGCCGGGGATGGGGTCATGGCCGAGGCGGATAGCTTGGCTGTAGTTAATTTTGACGATCCATCCGTACTGGAAAAGCTGGGGAATTCACTGTACCGGCTGAAAGATCCCCAGGCCTATGAGATCCCGGCCGACGGGACACAGGTCAGGCAGGGCTATCTGGAACAGTCCAATGTCAACGTCATGGAAGAGATGGTTCAGATGATTCAGGTGCAGCGAAATTATGAGTCTTATCAGAAAATAATCCAGCTACTTGATGAAATTGACTCACGCGCGATCAATGATGTCGGAAAATTGACATAA